Proteins co-encoded in one Balearica regulorum gibbericeps isolate bBalReg1 chromosome 16, bBalReg1.pri, whole genome shotgun sequence genomic window:
- the RBM12 gene encoding RNA-binding protein 12, producing MAVVIRLQGLPIVAGTMDIRHFFSGLTIPDGGVHIVGGELGEAFIVFATDEDARLGMMRTGGTIKGSKVTLLLSSKTEMQNMIELSRRRFETANLDMPPANASRSGPPPSSGMSGRVNLPTTVPNFNNPSPSVVTAATTVHESNKNISTFSTASMGTAPPNLGSTFGSPTFSSTIPSTASPMNTVPPPPIPPIPAMPSLPPMPSIPPIPVPPPVPTLPPVPPVPPIPPVPPVPPMTPMPPISGMPPMNPPPVAPLPTGMNGSGAAVNMNSGLNPLFIGPMNPVNPIQMNSQSSVKPIPINPDDLYVSVHGMPFSATESDVKDFFLGLRVDAVHMLKDHVGRNNGNGLVKFFSPQDTFEALKRNRMLMIQRYVEVSPATERQWVAAGGHITFKQTMGPSGQSHPPPPQAHSRSKSPGGQKRSRSRSPHEQGFCVYLKGLPFESENKHVIDFFKKLDIVEDSIYIAYGPNGKAIGEGFVEFRNEADYKAALCHHKQYIGNRFIQVHPITKKAMLEKIDLIRKRLQTFNYDQREILMNAEGEPGSPKLCAHISNIPYNITKMEILQFLEGLAVEENSIQILVDNNGQGLGQALVQFKAEDDARKAERLHRKKLNGRDVVLRLITLEEMRDIERNPPSQGKKILKIPIQGNATVPGAQGAGGDEHAFLGGNSKDANNGPPFNFPGNFSGSGTFGPPLPPPGIGGFPESRPGIPTVAASGLPGASIEVPGFAGGPGNLSGPAGFAGGPQNFGNGPGNLSGPPAFGTGPPGIASGHLSGHLSGPPGFGPGPANIHISGPPGFGTGSGKPGPTVIKVQNMPFTVSVDEILDFFYGYQVIPGSVCLKYNEKGMPTGEAMVAFESRDEAMAAVVDLNDRPIGSRKVKLVLG from the coding sequence ATGGCTGTGGTCATCCGCTTGCAAGGTCTCCCGATTGTGGCGGGGACCATGGACATTCGCCACTTCTTCTCTGGATTGACCATTCCTGATGGGGGCGTGCATATTGTAGGGGGTGAACTGGGTGAGGCTTTCATCGTTTTTGCCACTGATGAAGATGCAAGGCTTGGTATGATGCGCACAGGTGGTACGATTAAAGGGTCAAAAGTAACACTATTGCTGAGcagtaaaactgaaatgcagaacaTGATAGAACTCAGTCGTAGGCGTTTCGAAACTGCCAATCTAGATATGCCACCAGCAAATGCTAGCAGGTCGGGACCACCACCTAGTTCTGGAATGAGTGGAAGGGTTAACTTACCTACTACTGTACCTAACTTTAATAATCCTTCTCCTAGCGTAGTAACTGCTGCTACTACTGTGcatgaaagcaataaaaacataTCCACATTTTCTACTGCCAGTATGGGGACTGCACCTCCAAATCTTGGGAGTACCTTTGGTAGCCCAACATTTAGCTCAACTATACCTAGCACAGCATCCCCAATGAACACAGTACCTCCTCCACCAATCCCTCCTATCCCAGCTATGCCATCTTTGCCACCAATGCCTTCAATTCCCCCAATACCTGTTCCGCCTCCTGTACCCACACTGCCTCCTGTTCCTCCAGTTCCTCCGATACCCCCTGTGCCCCCCGTACCTCCAATGACACCTATGCCTCCCATATCAGGAATGCCTCCTATGAATCCTCCACCCGTAGCACCTTTACCCACTGGAATGAATGGGTCTGGAGCAGCAGTGAATATGAACAGCGGCTTGAATCCATTGTTTATTGGTCCCATGAATCCTGTAAATCCTATCCAGATGAATTCTCAAAGTAGTGTCAAGCCAATTCCAATCAATCCAGACGATTTGTATGTCAGCGTTCATGGAATGCCCTTTTCTGCAACAGAATCTGATGTGAAAGACTTTTTCCTTGGGCTCCGTGTGGATGCAGTCCATATGCTGAAGGATCATGTAGGTCGAAATAATGGAAATGGACTAGTtaagtttttttctcctcaagaTACATTTGAAGCACTGAAGCGAAATAGAATGCTGATGATTCAGCGCTATGTTGAAGTTAGTCCTGCAACAGAGAGACAGTGGGTGGCTGCTGGAGGCCACATCACTTTCAAGCAAACCATGGGTCCCTCTGGGCAGTCACACCCTCCTCCACCCCAGGCTCATTCTAGGTCCAAATCTCCTGGTGGGCAGAAAAGGTCACGGTCGAGATCTCCCCATGAGCAGggtttctgtgtttatttgaaAGGTCTTCCCTTTGAATCAGAGAACAAACAtgtgatagatttttttaaaaagctggatATAGTTGAAGACAGCATTTATATAGCTTATGGACCTAATGGGAAGGCAATTGGAGAGGGTTTTGTTGAGTTCAGGAATGAAGCTGATTATAAAGCAGCTTTGTGTCATCATAAGCAGTACATAGGGAATCGCTTTATTCAAGTTCATCCAATTACTAAGAAGGCAATGTTAGAAAAGATAGATCTGATTCGTAAAAGATTGCAGACCTTCAACTACGACCAGAGAGAAATCCTCATGAATGCTGAGGGAGAACCAGGCTCACCAAAATTGTGTGCGCATATATCTAATATTCCGTACAATATAACGAAAATGGAAATCCTTCAGTTTCTAGAGGGACTTGCGGTAGAAGAAAACTCTATACAAATTCTTGTTGATAATAACGGGCAAGGTTTAGGACAAGCACTGGTTCAGTTTAAAGCTGAAGATGATGCTCGTAAGGCAGAGCGTTTGCACCGTAAAAAACTGAATGGAAGAGATGTTGTTTTGCGTTTGATAACTCTAGAAGAAATGAGAGATATTGAGAGAAACCCACCATCTCAAGGGAAAAAGATACTGAAGATACCGATACAAGGAAATGCGACTGTGCCAGGAGCACAGGGTGCTGGCGGGGATGAGCATGCCTTCTTGGGGGGGAATTCTAAAGATGCAAACAATGGTCCTCCATTTAATTTCCCTGGTAACTTCAGTGGGTCTGGCACTTTTGGTCCCCCTCTGCCACCACCCGGAATAGGTGGCTTTCCTGAGTCTAGACCAGGAATACCTACAGTCGCAGCGAGCGGTTTACCTGGTGCAAGTATTGAGGTCCCAGGTTTTGCAGGTGGTCCTGGTAATCTGAGTGGACCAGCGGGTTTTGCAGGGGGTCCTCAGAATTTTGGTAATGGTCCTGGCAATTTAAGTGGACCCCCCGCCTTTGGTACTGGTCCTCCAGGAATTGCTAGTGGTCATTTAAGTGGACATTTAAGTGGACCTCCGGGGTTTGGACCTGGACCAGCAAATATACATATTAGTGGACCCCCAGGTTTTGGAACAGGGTCTGGGAAGCCGGGACCGACTGTCATTAAAGTGCAAAATATGCCCTTTACTGTTTCAGTAGATGaaattttggatttcttttatgGTTACCAAGTGATCCCTGGTTCAGTGTGcttaaaatacaatgaaaaaggCATGCCCACTGGAGAAGCAATGGTTGCATTCGAGTCTCGTGATGAAGCTATGGCAGCTGTTGTCGATTTGAATGACAGGCCTATAGGCTccagaaaagtaaaacttgttttAGGGTAG